In a genomic window of beta proteobacterium MWH-UniP1:
- a CDS encoding BCD family MFS transporter, with amino-acid sequence MSKAKQLRSWRKWTRVSPKLLPFADVATKELPLRRLFQLSLFQVSVGMATALLIGTLNRVMIVELGVGAWLVSLMVALPLLFAPFRALVGFKSDTHRSVLGWRRVPYIWLGTLFQFSGLSIMPFALILLSGDSNWPAWVAHVATALAFLLVGIGLQTTQTAGLALATDIAPADSRPRVVAMMYAMLLVGMVVSGLVFGWLLEEFTQLKLIKVIQGAAGMSAVLNVVALWKQEARNPHRTSAKIARPTFGETWRAFSKQPNTMRFLVALGLGTAAFGMQDIILEPYGGEILGLSVSATTMLTAMMAAGALLAFSLSARWLSRGADPYRISALGAVVGLVAFSCVIFSEPLGEPNLFRFGATLIGFGSGLFSVGTLTAAMEIAAHDADDHFGTSGLILGAWGAVNATAVGVSMALGGAIRDLVSTLAVHGEIGSTLANPATGYSFVYHLEIYMLLATLVAIGPLVRISRRASKDSTKPVSKFGLAEFPG; translated from the coding sequence ATGAGCAAGGCCAAACAACTTCGTTCCTGGCGCAAGTGGACTCGTGTGAGTCCAAAGCTCTTGCCCTTTGCCGATGTCGCCACCAAAGAGCTGCCGCTGCGGCGCCTGTTTCAGTTGTCGCTCTTTCAGGTGTCGGTCGGCATGGCCACTGCGTTGCTGATTGGCACACTGAATCGCGTCATGATTGTCGAGCTTGGCGTGGGTGCCTGGCTGGTGTCTTTGATGGTGGCACTGCCTTTATTGTTTGCGCCGTTTCGTGCTTTGGTCGGATTTAAATCCGACACCCATCGTTCTGTTTTGGGTTGGCGCCGTGTGCCCTATATCTGGCTGGGCACACTGTTTCAGTTCAGCGGCCTATCGATCATGCCGTTTGCCTTGATCTTGCTCTCTGGCGATAGCAATTGGCCGGCCTGGGTAGCCCATGTGGCCACGGCCTTGGCATTTTTACTGGTGGGCATTGGCCTGCAGACCACTCAGACAGCGGGCCTGGCGCTCGCTACAGACATTGCACCCGCAGACTCTCGCCCCCGCGTGGTGGCCATGATGTACGCCATGCTGTTGGTGGGCATGGTGGTCAGCGGCCTGGTCTTTGGCTGGCTGCTTGAGGAATTCACCCAACTCAAGCTGATTAAAGTCATTCAGGGCGCGGCCGGAATGAGTGCTGTGTTAAATGTCGTGGCGCTTTGGAAACAAGAGGCCCGCAACCCCCATCGCACATCCGCAAAGATTGCACGGCCAACATTTGGCGAGACCTGGCGCGCCTTTTCCAAGCAGCCCAACACCATGCGGTTCTTGGTGGCGCTGGGCCTGGGGACAGCAGCGTTTGGCATGCAGGACATCATTCTTGAGCCCTATGGCGGTGAGATTCTTGGCCTGTCGGTATCGGCCACCACCATGCTCACGGCCATGATGGCTGCAGGCGCCTTGTTGGCGTTTAGCCTGTCGGCCCGTTGGTTAAGTCGTGGTGCCGATCCCTATCGCATCTCTGCCCTTGGGGCGGTGGTGGGTCTGGTCGCATTTTCGTGCGTGATTTTTTCTGAGCCACTGGGCGAGCCGAATTTATTCCGATTCGGTGCGACCCTGATTGGTTTTGGTAGCGGGCTTTTTTCAGTGGGCACGCTGACTGCGGCAATGGAGATTGCCGCCCATGATGCAGACGATCACTTTGGCACCAGCGGATTAATTCTTGGGGCCTGGGGCGCGGTGAATGCCACGGCGGTGGGTGTCTCCATGGCCTTGGGTGGTGCGATTCGAGATCTGGTCTCCACACTCGCAGTCCATGGCGAGATCGGCAGCACGTTGGCCAACCCGGCCACCGGCTACAGCTTTGTGTATCACCTTGAGATTTATATGTTGTTGGCAACCCTGGTGGCGATTGGTCCACTGGTGCGCATTTCAAGACGCGCATCAAAAGATTCAACAAAACCGGTTTCGAAGTTTGGTTTAGCTGAATTCCCCGGCTAA
- the bchB gene encoding ferredoxin:protochlorophyllide reductase (ATP-dependent) subunit B — MKLTLWTYEGPPHVGAMRVATAMRDVHYVLHAPQGDTYADLLFTMIERLPQRPPVTYTTFQARDLGKDTAELFKSSVRAAYERFKPQAMMVGSSCTAELIQDDPAGLALALNLPIPVVPLELPSYQRKENWGASETFYQMVRAMCHGRTRTPRTSGRPRCNLLGPTALGFRHRDDVTEITKLLDQIGIDVAVVAPLHASPSDLTELIHADFNVLLYPETGQQVASWLERQFGLPFTKTIPIGNRATREFIQEVAGLAGIDATSLANASARAGWYSRSVDSTYLTGKRVFIFGDATHAVAAARVAAQEMGFTVVGLGTYSREFAREIREAAKIYGVEPLITDDYLEVEEQVAALHPELVLGTQMERHIAKRLSVPCAVISAPVHVQDFPARYSPQMGFEGANVLFDTWIHPLMMGLEEHLIHMFREDFEFHDGAAPSHLGHGAAAPLSADAAKQPAVAAGATVLAAEQGTATALAAGSDAAEAIVVPNWAPDAQKELNKIPFFVRGKARRNTERYAQERGVHLITVETLYDAKAHFSR, encoded by the coding sequence ATGAAACTTACCCTCTGGACTTACGAAGGACCGCCCCATGTTGGCGCAATGCGCGTGGCCACGGCCATGCGTGATGTCCACTATGTCTTGCATGCGCCGCAGGGCGACACCTACGCTGACTTGCTCTTCACCATGATTGAGCGGCTGCCGCAGCGGCCGCCGGTGACTTACACCACCTTCCAGGCGCGCGATCTGGGCAAAGACACTGCTGAGCTCTTTAAGTCATCGGTCCGTGCCGCTTATGAGCGATTCAAGCCGCAAGCCATGATGGTGGGGTCTTCCTGCACCGCTGAATTGATTCAAGACGATCCCGCTGGCCTGGCACTTGCTTTGAATCTGCCCATTCCTGTGGTGCCACTAGAGCTGCCTTCCTATCAGCGTAAAGAAAACTGGGGCGCATCAGAAACTTTTTATCAGATGGTTCGGGCCATGTGTCATGGCCGCACCCGCACACCAAGAACATCCGGCCGGCCGCGATGTAATCTTTTGGGGCCAACCGCGCTTGGGTTTCGACACCGTGATGATGTGACCGAGATCACCAAGCTGCTTGATCAGATTGGTATTGATGTCGCGGTCGTAGCACCCCTGCATGCCAGCCCTTCTGATTTAACCGAGCTGATTCATGCTGACTTCAACGTGCTGCTCTATCCGGAAACAGGCCAGCAGGTGGCATCGTGGCTGGAGCGGCAGTTTGGTCTGCCGTTCACCAAAACAATTCCAATTGGCAATCGTGCTACCCGTGAATTCATTCAGGAAGTCGCTGGCTTAGCGGGCATTGATGCCACAAGTCTGGCGAATGCTTCGGCACGGGCCGGCTGGTATTCCCGCTCGGTGGACTCGACTTATCTCACCGGCAAGCGGGTCTTTATTTTTGGCGACGCCACCCATGCGGTTGCCGCCGCTCGTGTGGCTGCCCAGGAAATGGGGTTCACCGTGGTGGGCCTTGGCACCTACAGCCGTGAGTTTGCCCGTGAAATTCGTGAAGCCGCCAAGATCTATGGCGTTGAGCCCTTGATCACCGACGATTATTTGGAAGTGGAAGAGCAGGTGGCTGCGCTTCATCCGGAACTTGTGCTGGGAACCCAGATGGAACGCCATATTGCCAAGCGCTTGTCGGTTCCTTGTGCGGTGATTTCCGCTCCGGTTCACGTGCAGGATTTTCCTGCCCGTTACTCACCGCAGATGGGCTTTGAAGGCGCCAACGTGTTGTTTGACACCTGGATTCATCCCCTGATGATGGGCTTGGAAGAGCACCTGATTCACATGTTTCGGGAAGATTTTGAGTTTCATGATGGTGCTGCGCCGTCGCATCTGGGCCATGGTGCCGCAGCCCCGCTCTCGGCAGATGCTGCAAAACAACCTGCGGTGGCGGCAGGGGCCACGGTTCTTGCAGCCGAGCAAGGCACCGCCACCGCCCTTGCGGCGGGGAGTGATGCCGCCGAAGCGATCGTGGTGCCCAACTGGGCACCAGATGCGCAAAAAGAACTCAACAAAATTCCATTTTTTGTGCGGGGCAAAGCCCGCCGTAACACCGAGCGCTATGCCCAAGAGCGTGGCGTTCATTTGATCACTGTTGAAACACTTTACGATGCCAAAGCCCACTTCAGTCGATAA
- the puhB gene encoding photosynthetic complex putative assembly protein PuhB: MKPAVSHTHGHDHEHEIEPQYGLPEELPPTERILWQGAPDWKAMARHALHLRKLVVYFAVIIAIRVFVVLTDGLGLQTALVSALWLTILASSAMGVLAMIAYFSAKTTVYTITNRRLIMRVGIVLTVTFNLPFKRITAANFRPLSRGTGDIPVELMGNDKIGYVQLWPHVRPWRYAKPEPMLRCVPNAQQVAKILTQAWSEHMGAATTSATSAPAEPQRLAAHSADRDAHKTTASGRMSAA; encoded by the coding sequence ATGAAACCCGCTGTCAGTCACACCCACGGCCACGATCACGAGCATGAGATCGAGCCGCAATACGGACTGCCAGAGGAGCTTCCGCCAACCGAGCGGATTCTTTGGCAGGGGGCACCAGATTGGAAGGCTATGGCCCGCCATGCCCTTCATCTTCGAAAGCTGGTGGTCTATTTTGCGGTGATCATCGCGATTCGTGTGTTTGTGGTGCTGACTGACGGGCTGGGCCTGCAGACGGCCTTGGTGTCTGCCCTGTGGCTGACCATTTTGGCGTCTTCCGCCATGGGCGTTCTGGCCATGATCGCGTATTTTTCAGCCAAGACCACCGTCTATACGATCACCAATCGTCGTCTGATCATGCGGGTCGGCATTGTATTAACGGTCACGTTTAATCTGCCATTTAAGCGAATCACGGCAGCCAACTTTCGGCCACTGTCCCGGGGCACGGGAGACATTCCAGTGGAACTCATGGGCAACGACAAGATTGGCTATGTACAGCTCTGGCCACATGTGCGCCCATGGCGTTATGCCAAGCCAGAGCCCATGCTGCGCTGTGTGCCCAATGCCCAGCAGGTTGCCAAGATTCTCACGCAGGCATGGTCTGAGCACATGGGAGCTGCGACCACTTCGGCAACATCGGCACCAGCAGAGCCCCAGCGCTTGGCTGCTCACTCTGCCGATCGCGATGCCCACAAAACCACGGCATCGGGCCGCATGAGTGCCGCATGA
- the puhA gene encoding photosynthetic reaction center subunit H: MGTGAITGYVDAAQLVLYVFWIFFFGLVYYLVQEGKREGYPLESDRKDYKDIQGWPPIPRPKTYKLADGTEMVAPHSRDKDAPPLAARRFGNYPGSPIEPTGNPMLDGIGPGAWTARADHPDHTHDGGLRILPLRNSPDHSVSVNDIDPRGLDVLGADNEVGGKIVDLWVDQSEMLFRYFEVEVPGGKRVLLPVPFARVYRYGVRVPAITGRQFADVPTTKHPDQVTLLEEDKIAGYYGGGRLYATPDRQEPLI; the protein is encoded by the coding sequence ATGGGAACAGGTGCAATTACCGGATATGTAGACGCAGCGCAGCTGGTGCTCTACGTATTCTGGATTTTCTTTTTTGGTCTGGTGTATTACCTAGTGCAAGAAGGCAAGCGCGAGGGCTATCCACTGGAGAGTGATCGCAAAGATTACAAAGACATCCAGGGCTGGCCTCCGATCCCCCGTCCCAAGACCTATAAGCTTGCCGACGGCACCGAGATGGTCGCGCCACACAGTCGCGATAAAGACGCGCCGCCATTGGCAGCACGTCGTTTCGGTAACTACCCCGGCTCGCCGATCGAACCAACCGGCAACCCTATGCTCGATGGCATAGGCCCCGGCGCGTGGACTGCCCGTGCGGATCATCCCGATCACACCCACGACGGCGGCCTGCGTATTCTGCCGCTGCGGAATTCGCCGGATCACAGCGTTTCGGTCAATGACATTGATCCGCGCGGCCTAGATGTGTTGGGCGCCGATAACGAAGTGGGCGGCAAGATTGTCGATCTCTGGGTTGACCAGTCTGAAATGCTCTTCCGTTACTTTGAGGTCGAAGTGCCGGGCGGCAAGCGCGTTCTGTTGCCGGTGCCATTTGCCCGTGTGTATCGCTACGGCGTACGTGTGCCAGCCATCACTGGCCGGCAGTTTGCGGATGTGCCCACGACCAAGCATCCCGATCAGGTCACGCTTCTAGAGGAAGACAAGATCGCCGGCTATTACGGTGGCGGTCGTTTGTATGCCACGCCTGATCGCCAGGAACCGCTGATATGA
- a CDS encoding magnesium chelatase subunit H: protein MPKPTSVDKGTTSVPPIRVTIVTMDTHLATATARAKARLTKQLPNLSLTMHAASEWSNDPRYLEECIQDIEQADIIVVTMLFLEEHFLPILPTLESRREQCDAMVCAMSASEVVRYTRLGKFDMSKPASGLTALLKRLRGNKDKTSTGGAAQMKMLRRVPKMLRFIPGTAQDVRSYFLSLQYWLGGSEENMLNMVRFLVNKYAAGPREVLRGKDDPPLPIEYPDLGVYHPRMKSRMSDEASELPTVVSNANAKGRVGLLLLRSYLLSGNSGHYDGVIAALEARGLQVVPAFAAGLDARPAVDKFFIENGQPTVDAVVSLSGFSLVGGPAYNDAKAAEETLAKLDVPYIAAHPVEFQSLDQWGDSERGLLPVESTIMVAIPELDGATSPMVFGGRAGNPGTTCQGCHEHCAFTQSHNAQDMHTCTERAHMLASRVARLVELRRAARAERKIAIVIFNFPPNAGNTGTAAYLSVFESLYQVMKAMQARGYQVELPESVDALRDQIIIGNKDQYGTDANVHTLISADDHVRREKWLSEIEAQWGPAPGRHLSNGSSIFVLGRQYGNVLVTIQPSMGYEGDPMRLLFEQGFAPTHAFSANYRYLREDFKANAVLHFGTHGALEFMPGKQSGMSGACWPDRLIGDLPNFYLYASNNPSEGAIAKRRAGATLISYLTPPVSQAGLYRGLMDLKSSIDRWRQLDPDSTDRAETAVLVQSQAAELDLVAAEPLWSIMSTDGAESEAEREIHKLYEAVLELEYTLIPHGLHVVGIPPNEEERIDMLTSMADASSGLSMSRDTARAIVEGESVSEVIKRVQRDTQDGIKRNDERQAATIEEESLTSLVQSLVNANELLAKDTEVDGVLQALDGRFIRPAPGGDVLRTPEVLPTGRNLHGFDPFKIPSAFAVRDGAKQAQKLLDRYIADGNPLPESIAMVLWGTDNLKTEGSPIAQALFLMGAEPRFDSYGRIAGAKLLSLEALGRPRIDVVITLSGIFRDLMPLQIKLLAEAAFLAAEADEPAEQNFIRKHALAYMAEHQCSLEEASLRVYGNAEGAYGSNVNNLVENSRWDQEDELAETYSRRKGFAYGRSGRPIQQPKLLQSVLKDVQLTYQNLDSVELGVTTVDNYFDTLGGITGAVKRAKGGKTPPVYIGDQTKGEGTVRTLTEQVALETRTRMLNPKWYEGMLKHGYEGVRQIEVHITNTMGWSATTGQVQPWVYQQLTQTFMLDPEMRDRLAKLNPAASAKVANRLLEASERQFWNPDAKTLAALRQAGEELEDRLEGVYEGAST, encoded by the coding sequence ATGCCAAAGCCCACTTCAGTCGATAAAGGAACCACGTCTGTTCCGCCGATTCGGGTCACGATCGTGACCATGGATACGCATTTGGCCACGGCAACTGCACGTGCCAAAGCAAGATTGACCAAGCAGCTCCCCAACCTGTCGCTCACTATGCATGCCGCATCGGAGTGGAGTAATGATCCGCGTTATTTAGAAGAGTGCATTCAGGATATTGAGCAGGCCGACATTATTGTGGTGACCATGCTCTTTTTGGAAGAGCATTTCTTGCCGATTCTGCCCACGCTTGAGTCGCGTCGCGAGCAGTGTGATGCCATGGTCTGCGCCATGTCGGCATCTGAAGTGGTCCGCTACACCCGGCTTGGTAAGTTTGATATGAGTAAGCCCGCCAGCGGCCTTACGGCACTTTTAAAGCGGCTGCGTGGCAACAAAGACAAGACATCCACCGGTGGCGCTGCGCAGATGAAGATGTTGCGCCGTGTGCCCAAGATGCTGCGATTTATTCCTGGCACGGCACAGGATGTGCGCTCTTATTTCCTGTCGTTGCAATACTGGTTGGGCGGTTCTGAAGAGAACATGCTCAACATGGTGCGTTTTTTGGTGAACAAATATGCGGCCGGCCCACGTGAAGTCTTGCGTGGCAAAGACGATCCGCCATTACCAATTGAGTATCCCGATCTTGGTGTCTATCACCCCCGCATGAAGTCCCGCATGTCAGACGAGGCTTCCGAGTTGCCAACGGTGGTGTCGAATGCCAATGCCAAAGGCCGTGTTGGCCTGTTGTTGTTGCGCTCTTACTTGCTGTCTGGAAACTCAGGCCACTATGACGGCGTGATCGCCGCCCTTGAAGCGCGTGGGCTGCAGGTGGTGCCCGCTTTTGCAGCGGGCCTGGATGCACGTCCCGCCGTGGATAAATTCTTTATTGAAAATGGCCAGCCCACGGTAGACGCGGTGGTGTCGTTATCGGGATTTTCGCTGGTCGGGGGGCCCGCCTATAACGATGCCAAGGCAGCAGAAGAAACACTCGCGAAATTAGATGTGCCCTATATTGCGGCACACCCCGTGGAATTTCAATCGCTGGATCAGTGGGGCGATTCTGAGCGGGGACTGTTGCCGGTTGAAAGCACCATCATGGTGGCGATTCCTGAGCTGGATGGCGCCACATCGCCCATGGTCTTTGGTGGCCGTGCGGGCAACCCTGGCACGACTTGTCAGGGCTGTCACGAGCATTGCGCCTTTACCCAAAGCCACAACGCGCAAGACATGCACACCTGCACAGAGCGAGCTCACATGCTGGCTTCTCGGGTGGCTCGCTTGGTTGAGTTGCGCCGTGCGGCCCGTGCCGAGCGCAAGATTGCCATTGTGATCTTCAACTTCCCGCCCAATGCAGGCAACACGGGCACTGCCGCTTATTTGTCGGTGTTTGAGTCGCTCTATCAGGTGATGAAGGCCATGCAGGCCCGGGGCTATCAGGTTGAATTACCCGAGAGCGTGGATGCATTGCGTGATCAGATCATCATTGGTAACAAAGATCAGTACGGCACAGATGCCAACGTTCACACCCTGATCTCGGCCGACGATCATGTCCGTCGTGAGAAGTGGCTCTCAGAAATTGAAGCCCAATGGGGGCCAGCACCTGGCCGTCATCTCAGCAACGGCAGTTCCATTTTTGTTTTGGGCCGACAGTACGGCAATGTGTTGGTCACGATTCAGCCCAGCATGGGCTACGAAGGCGACCCCATGCGGCTGTTGTTCGAACAGGGCTTTGCGCCGACCCATGCGTTTTCCGCAAACTATCGCTATCTGCGTGAGGACTTCAAGGCCAATGCAGTCTTGCACTTCGGTACCCACGGCGCGCTGGAGTTTATGCCGGGCAAACAGTCGGGCATGTCAGGCGCCTGCTGGCCGGATCGGCTGATTGGCGATCTGCCCAATTTTTATCTGTACGCGTCGAACAACCCTTCCGAGGGCGCGATTGCGAAACGCCGTGCTGGTGCGACCCTGATCAGTTATCTCACGCCGCCGGTGTCGCAGGCGGGGCTTTATCGCGGCCTGATGGACTTGAAATCCTCGATTGACCGTTGGCGTCAGTTGGACCCGGATTCAACAGATCGGGCCGAGACCGCTGTGTTGGTGCAATCGCAGGCAGCAGAGCTGGATTTGGTAGCGGCCGAGCCCCTGTGGTCGATTATGTCGACGGATGGTGCGGAGAGTGAGGCTGAGCGCGAAATCCACAAGCTTTATGAAGCGGTATTGGAACTGGAATACACCCTGATCCCGCATGGCCTGCATGTGGTGGGCATACCGCCCAACGAAGAAGAGCGCATCGACATGCTCACCTCTATGGCGGACGCATCATCGGGCCTGTCGATGTCCCGTGATACCGCTCGTGCGATTGTTGAAGGCGAGTCTGTTTCCGAGGTGATCAAGCGTGTCCAGCGTGATACGCAAGACGGTATCAAGCGCAACGATGAGCGTCAGGCGGCAACAATCGAAGAAGAAAGCCTGACCAGTCTGGTGCAGTCTTTGGTCAATGCCAATGAATTACTGGCCAAAGACACCGAAGTCGACGGTGTCTTGCAGGCCCTTGATGGCCGCTTCATCCGGCCTGCGCCTGGTGGCGATGTGTTGCGCACACCTGAAGTGCTGCCCACTGGCCGAAATCTTCACGGTTTTGATCCCTTCAAAATTCCAAGTGCTTTTGCCGTGCGTGATGGTGCCAAGCAGGCGCAAAAGCTTCTGGATCGTTACATTGCCGATGGCAATCCACTGCCCGAGTCGATTGCGATGGTGCTCTGGGGTACCGACAACTTAAAGACCGAGGGCAGCCCGATTGCACAGGCGCTCTTCTTAATGGGCGCAGAGCCACGTTTTGATAGCTATGGCCGGATTGCGGGTGCCAAGCTCTTGTCATTAGAAGCGCTGGGCCGCCCGCGTATTGACGTAGTGATTACGCTGTCTGGCATCTTCCGTGACCTGATGCCGTTGCAAATTAAATTACTGGCAGAGGCTGCGTTCTTGGCTGCCGAGGCCGACGAGCCCGCCGAGCAGAATTTCATTCGCAAGCATGCCCTGGCCTATATGGCCGAGCATCAGTGCAGCCTGGAAGAGGCATCTCTTCGCGTGTACGGCAATGCCGAGGGCGCCTATGGCTCCAACGTCAACAACCTGGTGGAAAACAGCCGCTGGGATCAGGAAGATGAGCTTGCCGAAACCTATTCGCGCCGCAAAGGCTTTGCTTATGGCCGAAGTGGCCGGCCCATTCAGCAGCCCAAGCTGCTGCAAAGTGTGCTGAAAGACGTGCAGCTCACTTATCAGAATCTAGATTCGGTCGAGCTGGGTGTCACCACGGTGGATAACTACTTTGACACCCTGGGCGGCATTACTGGTGCAGTCAAGCGCGCCAAGGGCGGCAAGACACCACCCGTTTATATCGGGGATCAGACCAAGGGCGAGGGCACGGTTCGCACACTCACCGAGCAGGTGGCCCTTGAGACCCGCACCCGTATGCTGAACCCCAAGTGGTACGAGGGCATGCTCAAGCATGGCTACGAGGGTGTGCGTCAGATTGAAGTCCATATCACCAACACCATGGGTTGGTCGGCCACCACTGGCCAGGTCCAGCCCTGGGTCTATCAGCAACTCACCCAGACCTTCATGCTCGACCCCGAGATGCGTGATCGTCTGGCCAAACTTAATCCAGCGGCCTCTGCCAAAGTGGCCAATCGTCTGCTCGAGGCATCCGAGCGGCAATTCTGGAATCCGGATGCCAAAACATTAGCGGCGCTGCGTCAGGCCGGTGAAGAACTAGAAGATCGCCTTGAAGGCGTCTATGAGGGAGCATCAACATGA
- the bchM gene encoding magnesium protoporphyrin IX methyltransferase, which produces MNQTHSGTYIKQRERIEHYFDRTAAETWARLTSTAPVSGVRATVRAGRDRMRATLLSWMPQDLRGLRVLDAGCGTGALSVEAARRGAHVVAIDLSPTLVNLARERAPADLGEGAIEFLSGDMFDPALGEFDYVVGMDSLIHYHPKDVVRVLSGFAARTRRAVIFTFPPKNMALATMITVGKLFPRKDRAPFIQPVAYTKLRRLVESESALREFQVGRTEKISSGFYTSQAMELVRSA; this is translated from the coding sequence ATGAACCAGACGCATTCAGGCACTTACATCAAGCAGCGCGAGCGAATCGAGCATTACTTCGATCGCACTGCTGCTGAGACCTGGGCCCGTCTCACATCGACCGCCCCGGTGAGTGGCGTGCGGGCCACCGTGCGTGCTGGCCGTGATCGTATGCGGGCCACGCTCTTGTCATGGATGCCCCAAGATCTAAGGGGGCTGCGTGTATTGGATGCGGGCTGCGGCACGGGTGCCTTGTCGGTCGAGGCCGCCCGCCGTGGGGCCCATGTGGTGGCGATCGATTTGTCGCCCACGCTGGTGAACTTGGCCCGTGAGCGGGCCCCTGCAGATCTTGGCGAAGGCGCCATTGAATTTTTGTCGGGCGATATGTTTGACCCAGCGCTCGGCGAGTTCGATTACGTGGTGGGCATGGATTCGCTGATTCACTATCACCCGAAAGATGTCGTGCGGGTGCTGTCGGGTTTTGCAGCCCGCACGCGCCGAGCCGTGATCTTTACCTTTCCGCCCAAAAACATGGCCCTGGCGACCATGATCACGGTGGGCAAATTATTTCCGCGCAAAGACCGGGCGCCGTTTATTCAGCCGGTGGCCTACACGAAGTTACGTCGATTGGTTGAATCAGAGTCGGCCTTGCGCGAATTTCAGGTGGGCCGAACTGAGAAGATCTCAAGCGGCTTTTATACCTCTCAGGCAATGGAACTGGTGAGGTCAGCATGA
- the bchL gene encoding ferredoxin:protochlorophyllide reductase (ATP-dependent) iron-sulfur ATP-binding protein: MNVATVPFSDIKRPSSRPDGEGSVQVQLDPNMKIGNAKVFAIYGKGGIGKSTTSSNLSVAFSKLGKRVLQIGCDPKHDSTFTLTKKLMPTVIDVLESVDFHSEELRIEDFVFKGYNGVMCVEAGGPPAGTGCGGYVVGQTVKLLKEHHLLEDTDVVIFDVLGDVVCGGFAAPLQHADRALIVTANDFDSIFAMNRIVQAIGAKAKNYNVRLGGVIANRSAATDQIDKFNEQIGLKTMAHFPDLDVIRRSRLKKSTLFEMEDSPELKKVQDEYIRLAEKLWAGVDPLNAEPMKDRDIFDLLGFD, translated from the coding sequence ATGAACGTGGCAACCGTGCCGTTTTCGGACATCAAACGACCTAGCAGCCGTCCTGACGGCGAGGGCAGTGTCCAAGTCCAACTAGACCCGAACATGAAGATTGGCAATGCCAAGGTCTTTGCCATTTATGGCAAAGGCGGTATTGGCAAGAGCACCACGTCATCGAATCTCTCGGTCGCGTTTTCCAAACTCGGTAAACGGGTGTTGCAGATTGGCTGTGACCCCAAGCATGACTCCACCTTTACGCTCACCAAAAAACTGATGCCGACCGTGATTGACGTGTTGGAGTCGGTCGATTTTCACTCCGAAGAGCTGCGTATCGAAGACTTTGTCTTTAAAGGCTACAACGGCGTGATGTGCGTTGAGGCCGGCGGCCCACCCGCAGGCACAGGCTGCGGCGGTTATGTGGTTGGTCAGACAGTCAAGCTCTTAAAAGAGCACCATCTGCTAGAAGACACCGACGTGGTGATCTTTGATGTGCTGGGTGATGTGGTCTGTGGCGGTTTTGCAGCGCCCCTGCAGCATGCCGATCGCGCACTGATTGTCACGGCCAACGATTTCGATTCCATCTTTGCCATGAACCGAATCGTTCAGGCGATTGGCGCCAAAGCAAAAAATTACAACGTCCGCCTTGGTGGCGTGATTGCCAACCGCAGTGCAGCGACCGACCAGATCGACAAGTTCAATGAGCAGATTGGCCTAAAGACCATGGCCCACTTCCCCGATCTGGATGTGATTCGTCGTAGCCGCTTAAAAAAGTCCACGCTGTTCGAGATGGAAGACTCGCCAGAGTTGAAAAAAGTCCAAGACGAATACATCCGTCTGGCCGAAAAACTCTGGGCGGGTGTCGACCCCTTAAATGCAGAGCCCATGAAAGATCGCGATATTTTTGATTTGCTTGGGTTTGATTAA